The Anabas testudineus chromosome 14, fAnaTes1.2, whole genome shotgun sequence genome includes a region encoding these proteins:
- the si:dkey-125i10.3 gene encoding titin isoform X1, with protein MSKGDDRDQVFQTTRVRTALKNDGSWIHNSKQDNEDKPRKESAAGASCIVKNKSYVFSAAKKFESTASPQNSPLQKTQFAPSKGSSAKQANVKALAEEIDKNTGTQQKAPLRQSNVECNKDKVSEDAHVEDPVAGTPALTGTGENIDPAEVPARVAVELKPQKTENATDLNHAEVNSMPQPAKESCKTCPSKQVATETVEAEAKAVVDSSAETPAVVNATPGEKTAVQHLVERVPDTVSKSQSADVNMKEPVAETAAAAGAGKSKDHADVPAQNAVQLNPKAEPPAVMEPKNATNLNHAEEKSMPQPAKESCKTCPPKQVATETVEAEAKAVVDSSAETPAVVNATPEDKAVVQHLVERVPDTVSKSSTQSADVNMKEPVAETAAAVGAGKSKDQAEVPAQNAVQLNPKAEPPAVTEPENATNLNHAEVNSMPQPAKESCKTCPPKQVATETVEAEAKAVVDSSAETPAVVNATPEDKAVVQHLVERVPDTVSKSSTQSADVNMKEPVAETAAAVGAGKSKDQAEVPAQNAVQLNPKAEPPAVMEPKNATNLNHAEVKSMPQPAKESCKTCPPKQVATETVEAEAKAVVDSSAETPAVVNATPEDKAVVQHLVERVPDTVSKSSTQSADVNMKEPVAETAAAAGAGKSKDHADVPAQNAVQLNPKAEPPAVMEPKNATNLNHAEVKSMPQPAKESCKTCPPKQVGTETVEAGAKAVVDSSAETPAVVNATPDDKAVVQHLVERVPDTVSKSSTQSADVNMKESVAETAAAVGAEKSKDHADVPAQNAVQLNPKAEPPAVMEPKNATNLNHAEEKSMPQPAKESCKTCPPKQVATETVEAEAKAVVDSSAETPAVVNATPEDKAVVQHLVERVPDTVSKSSTQSADVNVKEPVAETAAAVGAEKSKDHADVPAQNAVQLNPIAEPPAVTEPENVKNLNHAEVKSMPQPAKESCKTCPPKQVATETVEAEAKAVVDSSAETPAVVNATPGEKSAVQHLVERVPDTVSKSSTQSADVHVKEPVAETAAAAGAGKSKDHAEVPAQNAVQLNPKAEPPAVMEPENATNLNHAEVKSMPQPAKACPPKQVATETVEAEAKAVVDSSAETPAINATPGEKAVVQHLVERVPDNDSSTQSAAEIAIKSTESKVKSGATAEPVVKTKAEEVVECVQPVENTLVKQSMDPVPESAAHCVMELNIEDAVQDKFSDRAIELTDALDVVPPTAEAVTKPVNDPKQTHSEMSNLNQSDHTNNSEQFQKPSEELQSTHTLKKTRNGKAVCSFCDQIIDGNVKITISEPPMTCHDTCFKCGVCAKALGDLLTPMFLHHQVIHCNGCFAKALKT; from the exons atgtCAAAAG gtgATGACAGAGACCAGGTGTTTCAAACCACGAGGGTGCGAACTGCTCTCAAGAATGATGGTAGCTGGATCCACAATTCTAAGCAGGATAATGAGGACAAACCACG GAAGGAGAGCGCTGCGGGGGCCAGCTGCATAGTCAAGAACAAGTCCTACGTCTTTTCTGCAGCCAAGAAATTTGA ATCGACAGCTTCTCCACAGAATTCTCCTCTACAGAAGACACAGTTTGCTCCCTCTAAAGG tTCTTCAGCTAAGCAGGCAAATGTGAAAGCACTTGCTGAAGAAATAGATAAAAATACTGGGACACAACAAAAAGCACCACTTCGCCAGTCAAATGTAGAATGCAATAAGGACAAAGTCTCTGAAGATGCACATGTGGAAGATCCTGTTGCAGGAACCCCTGCTCTTACTGGTACAGGGGAGAATATAGACCCTGCTGAAGTCCCTGCTCGAGTTGCAGTTGAACTGAAGCcacagaagacagaaaatgcAACAGATTTGAACCATGCAGAAGTAAATTCAATGCCACAACCTGCAAAGGAGAGCTGCAAGACCTGTCCTTCAAAACAGGTTGCAACAGAAACTGTTGAAGCTGAAGCTAAGGCTGTGGTGGACTCATCAGCTGAGACCCCTGCTGTAGTTAATGCAACACCAGGAGAAAAGACTGCTGTACAACACCTTGTGGAAAGAGTCCCTGATACTGTATCCAAATCTCAGTCTGCTGATGTTAACATGAAAGAGCCTGTTGCAGAGACTGCTGCTGCGGCTGGTGCAGGGAAAAGTAAAGACCACGCTGACGTCCCTGCTCAAAATGCAGTTCAACTAAATCCTAAAGCAGAACCTCCAGCTGTAATGGAGCcaaaaaatgcaacaaatttGAACCATGCAGAAGAAAAATCAATGCCACAACCTGCAAAGGAGAGCTGTAAGACCTGTCCTCCAAAACAGGTTGCAACAGAAACTGTTGAAGCTGAAGCTAAGGCTGTGGTGGACTCATCAGCTGAGACCCCTGCTGTAGTTAATGCAACACCAGAAGACAAAGCTGTTGTACAACACCTTGTGGAAAGAGTCCCTGATACTGTATCCAAATCTTCTACTCAGTCTGCTGATGTTAACATGAAAGAGCCAGTTGCAGAGACTGCTGCTGCGGTGGGTGCAGGGAAAAGTAAAGACCAAGCTGAAGTCCCTGCTCAAAATGCAGTCCAATTAAATCCTAAAGCAGAACCTCCAGCTGTAACAGAGCCAGAAAATGCAACAAATTTGAACCATGCAGAAGTAAACTCAATGCCACAACCTGCAAAGGAGAGCTGTAAGACCTGTCCTCCAAAACAGGTTGCAACAGAAACTGTTGAAGCTGAAGCTAAGGCTGTGGTGGACTCATCAGCTGAGACCCCTGCTGTAGTTAATGCAACACCAGAAGACAAAGCTGTTGTACAACACCTTGTGGAAAGAGTCCCTGATACTGTATCCAAATCTTCTACTCAGTCTGCTGATGTTAACATGAAAGAGCCAGTTGCAGAGACTGCTGCTGCGGTGGGTGCAGGGAAAAGTAAAGACCAAGCTGAAGTCCCTGCTCAAAATGCAGTCCAACTAAATCCTAAAGCAGAACCTCCAGCTGTAATGGAGCcaaaaaatgcaacaaatttGAACCATGCAGAAGTAAAATCAATGCCACAACCTGCAAAGGAGAGCTGCAAGACCTGTCCTCCAAAACAGGTTGCAACAGAAACTGTTGAAGCTGAAGCTAAGGCTGTGGTGGACTCATCAGCTGAGACCCCTGCTGTAGTTAATGCAACACCAGAAGACAAAGCTGTTGTACAACACCTTGTGGAAAGAGTCCCTGATACTGTATCCAAATCTTCTACTCAGTCTGCTGATGTTAACATGAAAGAGCCTGTTGCAGAGACTGCTGCTGCGGCTGGTGCAGGGAAAAGTAAAGACCACGCTGACGTCCCTGCTCAAAATGCAGTTCAACTAAATCCTAAAGCAGAACCTCCAGCTGTAATGGAGCcaaaaaatgcaacaaatttGAACCATGCAGAAGTAAAATCAATGCCACAACCTGCAAAGGAGAGCTGTAAGACCTGTCCTCCAAAACAGGTTGGAACAGAAACTGTTGAAGCTGGAGCTAAGGCTGTGGTGGACTCATCAGCTGAGACCCCTGCTGTAGTTAATGCAACACCAGACGACAAAGCTGTTGTACAACACCTTGTGGAAAGAGTCCCTGATACTGTATCCAAATCTTCTACTCAGTCTGCTGATGTTAACATGAAAGAGTCTGTTGCAgagactgctgctgcagtgggtGCAGAGAAAAGTAAAGACCACGCTGATGTCCCTGCTCAAAATGCAGTCCAACTAAATCCTAAAGCAGAACCTCCAGCTGTAATGGAGCcaaaaaatgcaacaaatttGAACCATGCAGAAGAAAAATCAATGCCACAACCTGCAAAGGAGAGCTGCAAGACCTGTCCTCCAAAACAGGTTGCAACAGAAACTGTTGAAGCTGAAGCTAAGGCTGTGGTGGACTCATCAGCTGAGACCCCTGCTGTAGTTAATGCAACACCAGAAGACAAAGCTGTTGTACAACACCTTGTGGAAAGAGTCCCTGATACTGTATCCAAATCTTCTACTCAGTCTGCTGATGTTAACGTGAAAGAGCCTGTTGCAgagactgctgctgcagtgggtGCAGAGAAAAGTAAAGACCACGCTGATGTCCCTGCTCAAAATGCAGTCCAACTAAATCCTATAGCAGAACCTCCAGCTGTAACAGAgccagaaaatgtaaagaatttGAACCATGCAGAAGTAAAATCAATGCCACAACCTGCAAAGGAGAGCTGCAAGACCTGTCCTCCAAAACAGGTTGCAACAGAAACTGTTGAAGCTGAAGCTAAGGCTGTGGTGGACTCATCAGCTGAGACCCCTGCTGTAGTTAATGCAACACCAGGAGAAAAGTCTGCTGTGCAACACCTTGTGGAAAGAGTCCCTGATACTGTATCCAAATCTTCTACTCAGTCTGCTGATGTTCATGTGAAAGAGCCTGTTGCAGAGACTGCTGCTGCGGCTGGTGCAGGGAAAAGTAAAGACCACGCTGAAGTCCCTGCTCAAAATGCAGTTCAACTAAATCCTAAAGCAGAACCTCCAGCTGTAATGGAGCCAGAAAATGCAACAAATTTGAACCATGCAGAAGTAAAATCAATGCCACAACCTGCAAAGGCCTGTCCTCCAAAACAGGTTGCAACAGAAACTGTTGAAGCTGAAGCTAAGGCTGTGGTGGACTCATCAGCTGAGACCCCTGCTATTAATGCAACACCAGGAGAAAAGGCTGTTGTACAACACCTTGTGGAAAGAGTCCCTGATAATGATTCATCCactcagtctgctgctgaaaTTGCAATCAAATCTACAGAATCTAAAGTCAAGTCTGGAGCCACAGCAGAGCCAGTGGTAAAGACCAAAGCTGAAGAAGTAGTTGAGTGTGTCCAGCCTGTTGAAAACACACTTGTCAAGCAAAGTATGGATCCGGTGCCTGAGAGTGCAGCACATTGTGTGATGGAGTTGAACATTGAGGATGCTGTTCAAGATAAGTTCTCTGACCGAGCCATTGAACTGACAGATGCATTGGATGTGGTGCCACCCACAGCTGAAGCTGTTACTAAACCAGTGAATGATCCAAAGCAAACCCACTCAGAGATGTCAAATCTGAACCAGTCCGATCATACAAACAA CTCTGAACAGTTTCAAAAACCCAGTGAAGAGCTACAATCGACTCACACTCTGAAAAAGACCAG
- the si:dkey-125i10.3 gene encoding fibrous sheath CABYR-binding protein isoform X2: protein MSKGDDRDQVFQTTRVRTALKNDGSWIHNSKQDNEDKPRKESAAGASCIVKNKSYVFSAAKKFESTASPQNSPLQKTQFAPSKGSSAKQANVKALAEEIDKNTGTQQKAPLRQSNVECNKDKVSEDAHVEDPVAGTPALTGTGENIDPAEVPARVAVELKPQKTENATDLNHAEVNSMPQPAKESCKTCPSKQVATETVEAEAKAVVDSSAETPAVVNATPGEKTAVQHLVERVPDTVSKSSTQSADVNMKEPVAETAAAVGAGKSKDQAEVPAQNAVQLNPKAEPPAVTEPENATNLNHAEVNSMPQPAKESCKTCPPKQVATETVEAEAKAVVDSSAETPAVVNATPEDKAVVQHLVERVPDTVSKSSTQSADVNMKEPVAETAAAVGAGKSKDQAEVPAQNAVQLNPKAEPPAVMEPKNATNLNHAEVKSMPQPAKESCKTCPPKQVATETVEAEAKAVVDSSAETPAVVNATPEDKAVVQHLVERVPDTVSKSSTQSADVNMKEPVAETAAAAGAGKSKDHADVPAQNAVQLNPKAEPPAVMEPKNATNLNHAEVKSMPQPAKESCKTCPPKQVGTETVEAGAKAVVDSSAETPAVVNATPDDKAVVQHLVERVPDTVSKSSTQSADVNMKESVAETAAAVGAEKSKDHADVPAQNAVQLNPKAEPPAVMEPKNATNLNHAEEKSMPQPAKESCKTCPPKQVATETVEAEAKAVVDSSAETPAVVNATPEDKAVVQHLVERVPDTVSKSSTQSADVNVKEPVAETAAAVGAEKSKDHADVPAQNAVQLNPIAEPPAVTEPENVKNLNHAEVKSMPQPAKESCKTCPPKQVATETVEAEAKAVVDSSAETPAVVNATPGEKSAVQHLVERVPDTVSKSSTQSADVHVKEPVAETAAAAGAGKSKDHAEVPAQNAVQLNPKAEPPAVMEPENATNLNHAEVKSMPQPAKACPPKQVATETVEAEAKAVVDSSAETPAINATPGEKAVVQHLVERVPDNDSSTQSAAEIAIKSTESKVKSGATAEPVVKTKAEEVVECVQPVENTLVKQSMDPVPESAAHCVMELNIEDAVQDKFSDRAIELTDALDVVPPTAEAVTKPVNDPKQTHSEMSNLNQSDHTNNSEQFQKPSEELQSTHTLKKTRNGKAVCSFCDQIIDGNVKITISEPPMTCHDTCFKCGVCAKALGDLLTPMFLHHQVIHCNGCFAKALKT from the exons atgtCAAAAG gtgATGACAGAGACCAGGTGTTTCAAACCACGAGGGTGCGAACTGCTCTCAAGAATGATGGTAGCTGGATCCACAATTCTAAGCAGGATAATGAGGACAAACCACG GAAGGAGAGCGCTGCGGGGGCCAGCTGCATAGTCAAGAACAAGTCCTACGTCTTTTCTGCAGCCAAGAAATTTGA ATCGACAGCTTCTCCACAGAATTCTCCTCTACAGAAGACACAGTTTGCTCCCTCTAAAGG tTCTTCAGCTAAGCAGGCAAATGTGAAAGCACTTGCTGAAGAAATAGATAAAAATACTGGGACACAACAAAAAGCACCACTTCGCCAGTCAAATGTAGAATGCAATAAGGACAAAGTCTCTGAAGATGCACATGTGGAAGATCCTGTTGCAGGAACCCCTGCTCTTACTGGTACAGGGGAGAATATAGACCCTGCTGAAGTCCCTGCTCGAGTTGCAGTTGAACTGAAGCcacagaagacagaaaatgcAACAGATTTGAACCATGCAGAAGTAAATTCAATGCCACAACCTGCAAAGGAGAGCTGCAAGACCTGTCCTTCAAAACAGGTTGCAACAGAAACTGTTGAAGCTGAAGCTAAGGCTGTGGTGGACTCATCAGCTGAGACCCCTGCTGTAGTTAATGCAACACCAGGAGAAAAGACTGCTGTACAACACCTTGTGGAAAGAGTCCCTGATACTGTATCCAA ATCTTCTACTCAGTCTGCTGATGTTAACATGAAAGAGCCAGTTGCAGAGACTGCTGCTGCGGTGGGTGCAGGGAAAAGTAAAGACCAAGCTGAAGTCCCTGCTCAAAATGCAGTCCAATTAAATCCTAAAGCAGAACCTCCAGCTGTAACAGAGCCAGAAAATGCAACAAATTTGAACCATGCAGAAGTAAACTCAATGCCACAACCTGCAAAGGAGAGCTGTAAGACCTGTCCTCCAAAACAGGTTGCAACAGAAACTGTTGAAGCTGAAGCTAAGGCTGTGGTGGACTCATCAGCTGAGACCCCTGCTGTAGTTAATGCAACACCAGAAGACAAAGCTGTTGTACAACACCTTGTGGAAAGAGTCCCTGATACTGTATCCAAATCTTCTACTCAGTCTGCTGATGTTAACATGAAAGAGCCAGTTGCAGAGACTGCTGCTGCGGTGGGTGCAGGGAAAAGTAAAGACCAAGCTGAAGTCCCTGCTCAAAATGCAGTCCAACTAAATCCTAAAGCAGAACCTCCAGCTGTAATGGAGCcaaaaaatgcaacaaatttGAACCATGCAGAAGTAAAATCAATGCCACAACCTGCAAAGGAGAGCTGCAAGACCTGTCCTCCAAAACAGGTTGCAACAGAAACTGTTGAAGCTGAAGCTAAGGCTGTGGTGGACTCATCAGCTGAGACCCCTGCTGTAGTTAATGCAACACCAGAAGACAAAGCTGTTGTACAACACCTTGTGGAAAGAGTCCCTGATACTGTATCCAAATCTTCTACTCAGTCTGCTGATGTTAACATGAAAGAGCCTGTTGCAGAGACTGCTGCTGCGGCTGGTGCAGGGAAAAGTAAAGACCACGCTGACGTCCCTGCTCAAAATGCAGTTCAACTAAATCCTAAAGCAGAACCTCCAGCTGTAATGGAGCcaaaaaatgcaacaaatttGAACCATGCAGAAGTAAAATCAATGCCACAACCTGCAAAGGAGAGCTGTAAGACCTGTCCTCCAAAACAGGTTGGAACAGAAACTGTTGAAGCTGGAGCTAAGGCTGTGGTGGACTCATCAGCTGAGACCCCTGCTGTAGTTAATGCAACACCAGACGACAAAGCTGTTGTACAACACCTTGTGGAAAGAGTCCCTGATACTGTATCCAAATCTTCTACTCAGTCTGCTGATGTTAACATGAAAGAGTCTGTTGCAgagactgctgctgcagtgggtGCAGAGAAAAGTAAAGACCACGCTGATGTCCCTGCTCAAAATGCAGTCCAACTAAATCCTAAAGCAGAACCTCCAGCTGTAATGGAGCcaaaaaatgcaacaaatttGAACCATGCAGAAGAAAAATCAATGCCACAACCTGCAAAGGAGAGCTGCAAGACCTGTCCTCCAAAACAGGTTGCAACAGAAACTGTTGAAGCTGAAGCTAAGGCTGTGGTGGACTCATCAGCTGAGACCCCTGCTGTAGTTAATGCAACACCAGAAGACAAAGCTGTTGTACAACACCTTGTGGAAAGAGTCCCTGATACTGTATCCAAATCTTCTACTCAGTCTGCTGATGTTAACGTGAAAGAGCCTGTTGCAgagactgctgctgcagtgggtGCAGAGAAAAGTAAAGACCACGCTGATGTCCCTGCTCAAAATGCAGTCCAACTAAATCCTATAGCAGAACCTCCAGCTGTAACAGAgccagaaaatgtaaagaatttGAACCATGCAGAAGTAAAATCAATGCCACAACCTGCAAAGGAGAGCTGCAAGACCTGTCCTCCAAAACAGGTTGCAACAGAAACTGTTGAAGCTGAAGCTAAGGCTGTGGTGGACTCATCAGCTGAGACCCCTGCTGTAGTTAATGCAACACCAGGAGAAAAGTCTGCTGTGCAACACCTTGTGGAAAGAGTCCCTGATACTGTATCCAAATCTTCTACTCAGTCTGCTGATGTTCATGTGAAAGAGCCTGTTGCAGAGACTGCTGCTGCGGCTGGTGCAGGGAAAAGTAAAGACCACGCTGAAGTCCCTGCTCAAAATGCAGTTCAACTAAATCCTAAAGCAGAACCTCCAGCTGTAATGGAGCCAGAAAATGCAACAAATTTGAACCATGCAGAAGTAAAATCAATGCCACAACCTGCAAAGGCCTGTCCTCCAAAACAGGTTGCAACAGAAACTGTTGAAGCTGAAGCTAAGGCTGTGGTGGACTCATCAGCTGAGACCCCTGCTATTAATGCAACACCAGGAGAAAAGGCTGTTGTACAACACCTTGTGGAAAGAGTCCCTGATAATGATTCATCCactcagtctgctgctgaaaTTGCAATCAAATCTACAGAATCTAAAGTCAAGTCTGGAGCCACAGCAGAGCCAGTGGTAAAGACCAAAGCTGAAGAAGTAGTTGAGTGTGTCCAGCCTGTTGAAAACACACTTGTCAAGCAAAGTATGGATCCGGTGCCTGAGAGTGCAGCACATTGTGTGATGGAGTTGAACATTGAGGATGCTGTTCAAGATAAGTTCTCTGACCGAGCCATTGAACTGACAGATGCATTGGATGTGGTGCCACCCACAGCTGAAGCTGTTACTAAACCAGTGAATGATCCAAAGCAAACCCACTCAGAGATGTCAAATCTGAACCAGTCCGATCATACAAACAA CTCTGAACAGTTTCAAAAACCCAGTGAAGAGCTACAATCGACTCACACTCTGAAAAAGACCAG
- the si:dkey-125i10.3 gene encoding fibrous sheath CABYR-binding protein isoform X3, which translates to MSKGDDRDQVFQTTRVRTALKNDGSWIHNSKQDNEDKPRKESAAGASCIVKNKSYVFSAAKKFESTASPQNSPLQKTQFAPSKGSSAKQANVKALAEEIDKNTGTQQKAPLRQSNVECNKDKVSEDAHVEDPVAGTPALTGTGENIDPAEVPARVAVELKPQKTENATDLNHAEVNSMPQPAKESCKTCPSKQVATETVEAEAKAVVDSSAETPAVVNATPGEKTAVQHLVERVPDTVSKSQSADVNMKEPVAETAAAAGAGKSKDHADVPAQNAVQLNPKAEPPAVMEPKNATNLNHAEEKSMPQPAKESCKTCPPKQVATETVEAEAKAVVDSSAETPAVVNATPEDKAVVQHLVERVPDTVSKSSTQSADVNMKEPVAETAAAVGAGKSKDQAEVPAQNAVQLNPKAEPPAVTEPENATNLNHAEVNSMPQPAKESCKTCPPKQVATETVEAEAKAVVDSSAETPAVVNATPEDKAVVQHLVERVPDTVSKSSTQSADVNMKEPVAETAAAVGAGKSKDQAEVPAQNAVQLNPKAEPPAVMEPKNATNLNHAEVKSMPQPAKESCKTCPPKQVATETVEAEAKAVVDSSAETPAINATPGEKAVVQHLVERVPDNDSSTQSAAEIAIKSTESKVKSGATAEPVVKTKAEEVVECVQPVENTLVKQSMDPVPESAAHCVMELNIEDAVQDKFSDRAIELTDALDVVPPTAEAVTKPVNDPKQTHSEMSNLNQSDHTNNSEQFQKPSEELQSTHTLKKTRNGKAVCSFCDQIIDGNVKITISEPPMTCHDTCFKCGVCAKALGDLLTPMFLHHQVIHCNGCFAKALKT; encoded by the exons atgtCAAAAG gtgATGACAGAGACCAGGTGTTTCAAACCACGAGGGTGCGAACTGCTCTCAAGAATGATGGTAGCTGGATCCACAATTCTAAGCAGGATAATGAGGACAAACCACG GAAGGAGAGCGCTGCGGGGGCCAGCTGCATAGTCAAGAACAAGTCCTACGTCTTTTCTGCAGCCAAGAAATTTGA ATCGACAGCTTCTCCACAGAATTCTCCTCTACAGAAGACACAGTTTGCTCCCTCTAAAGG tTCTTCAGCTAAGCAGGCAAATGTGAAAGCACTTGCTGAAGAAATAGATAAAAATACTGGGACACAACAAAAAGCACCACTTCGCCAGTCAAATGTAGAATGCAATAAGGACAAAGTCTCTGAAGATGCACATGTGGAAGATCCTGTTGCAGGAACCCCTGCTCTTACTGGTACAGGGGAGAATATAGACCCTGCTGAAGTCCCTGCTCGAGTTGCAGTTGAACTGAAGCcacagaagacagaaaatgcAACAGATTTGAACCATGCAGAAGTAAATTCAATGCCACAACCTGCAAAGGAGAGCTGCAAGACCTGTCCTTCAAAACAGGTTGCAACAGAAACTGTTGAAGCTGAAGCTAAGGCTGTGGTGGACTCATCAGCTGAGACCCCTGCTGTAGTTAATGCAACACCAGGAGAAAAGACTGCTGTACAACACCTTGTGGAAAGAGTCCCTGATACTGTATCCAAATCTCAGTCTGCTGATGTTAACATGAAAGAGCCTGTTGCAGAGACTGCTGCTGCGGCTGGTGCAGGGAAAAGTAAAGACCACGCTGACGTCCCTGCTCAAAATGCAGTTCAACTAAATCCTAAAGCAGAACCTCCAGCTGTAATGGAGCcaaaaaatgcaacaaatttGAACCATGCAGAAGAAAAATCAATGCCACAACCTGCAAAGGAGAGCTGTAAGACCTGTCCTCCAAAACAGGTTGCAACAGAAACTGTTGAAGCTGAAGCTAAGGCTGTGGTGGACTCATCAGCTGAGACCCCTGCTGTAGTTAATGCAACACCAGAAGACAAAGCTGTTGTACAACACCTTGTGGAAAGAGTCCCTGATACTGTATCCAAATCTTCTACTCAGTCTGCTGATGTTAACATGAAAGAGCCAGTTGCAGAGACTGCTGCTGCGGTGGGTGCAGGGAAAAGTAAAGACCAAGCTGAAGTCCCTGCTCAAAATGCAGTCCAATTAAATCCTAAAGCAGAACCTCCAGCTGTAACAGAGCCAGAAAATGCAACAAATTTGAACCATGCAGAAGTAAACTCAATGCCACAACCTGCAAAGGAGAGCTGTAAGACCTGTCCTCCAAAACAGGTTGCAACAGAAACTGTTGAAGCTGAAGCTAAGGCTGTGGTGGACTCATCAGCTGAGACCCCTGCTGTAGTTAATGCAACACCAGAAGACAAAGCTGTTGTACAACACCTTGTGGAAAGAGTCCCTGATACTGTATCCAAATCTTCTACTCAGTCTGCTGATGTTAACATGAAAGAGCCAGTTGCAGAGACTGCTGCTGCGGTGGGTGCAGGGAAAAGTAAAGACCAAGCTGAAGTCCCTGCTCAAAATGCAGTCCAACTAAATCCTAAAGCAGAACCTCCAGCTGTAATGGAGCcaaaaaatgcaacaaatttGAACCATGCAGAAGTAAAATCAATGCCACAACCTGCAAAGGAGAGCTGCAAGACCTGTCCTCCAAAACAG GTTGCAACAGAAACTGTTGAAGCTGAAGCTAAGGCTGTGGTGGACTCATCAGCTGAGACCCCTGCTATTAATGCAACACCAGGAGAAAAGGCTGTTGTACAACACCTTGTGGAAAGAGTCCCTGATAATGATTCATCCactcagtctgctgctgaaaTTGCAATCAAATCTACAGAATCTAAAGTCAAGTCTGGAGCCACAGCAGAGCCAGTGGTAAAGACCAAAGCTGAAGAAGTAGTTGAGTGTGTCCAGCCTGTTGAAAACACACTTGTCAAGCAAAGTATGGATCCGGTGCCTGAGAGTGCAGCACATTGTGTGATGGAGTTGAACATTGAGGATGCTGTTCAAGATAAGTTCTCTGACCGAGCCATTGAACTGACAGATGCATTGGATGTGGTGCCACCCACAGCTGAAGCTGTTACTAAACCAGTGAATGATCCAAAGCAAACCCACTCAGAGATGTCAAATCTGAACCAGTCCGATCATACAAACAA CTCTGAACAGTTTCAAAAACCCAGTGAAGAGCTACAATCGACTCACACTCTGAAAAAGACCAG
- the LOC113169345 gene encoding uncharacterized protein LOC113169345, protein MPSRNHLDKIGRKKKKKWTEEAMERALIEVKSGRCTVRQAAKEFGVPKSSLGDRVSGRVTPGSRSGPAQLITSADEEQLVEFSLYMSKHGFPLTKQQLVSFASSIYKRQHRRVAFSKLGQTWWLNFRKRQEKNITIQPADSVVRGRTVCVRKEAVDQFFHLLSIVMDTHGLRDKPRQIFNCSETDFQLGRKRVLLPKSASLGCRPGSRDHISVLACFSAAGGDIPPFIIYSKAYPGGVCYKTQGPPNALYGWSESGCVNSDLFKKWFLKHFLVHARKERPLLLIFDGHKSPVNLEVVEAARREDIILLCLPPHCSQTLHPLDAGLFVLLKQRFAELVGDACVTDSHFAVTKKEFSGVFKGAYQVTKEEKGVRIVMDGFRKCGIYPLNHFIISEVPSHSMSQVAGPSLSTAVQGLHTGGDFTVAGSSS, encoded by the coding sequence ATGCCGTCAAGAAATCATCTTGATAAAATcgggaggaagaagaagaagaaatggacAGAGGAGGCCATGGAGCGTGCACTGATCGAGGTGAAGTCCGGGAGGTGCACGGTGAGACAGGCTGCCAAGGAGTTTGGAGTCCCTAAATCATCACTGGGGGACAGAGTGAGTGGACGGGTGACACCAGGAAGCCGCAGCGGTCCAGCTCAGCTCATAACATCTGCAGACGAGGAGCAGTTAGTGGAGTTCTCCTTATACATGTCCAAGCATGGATTCCCACTTACTAAACAGCAGCTGGTCTCCTTTGCCTCATCCATTTATAAACGGCAGCACCGGAGGGTGGCATTTTCCAAGCTGGGCCAGACCTGGTGGCTCAATTTTCGAAAACGTCAAGAAAAGAATATTACCATTCAGCCAGCGGACAGCGTTGTCCGTGGGAGGACAGTATGTGTGAGGAAGGAAGCAGTCGATCAGTTTTTCCATTTACTGAGCATCGTCATGGACACACATGGGCTTAGAGACAAGCCTCGCCAAATCTTCAACTGCAGTGAGACAGACTTTCAGCTGGGCAGGAAGAGGGTCCTTCTCCCCAAATCTGCCAGTCTGGGATGCCGGCCAGGCTCAAGAGACCACATCTCTGTCTTGGCTTGCTTTAGCGCAGCTGGAGGGGACATTCCcccttttattatttactcaAAGGCCTACCCAGGTGGAGTATGCTACAAGACACAAGGGCCGCCAAATGCCCTCTATGGATGGTCGGAGTCTGGGTGCGTCAACTCTGACCTCTTTAAAAAGTGGTTCCTCAAACATTTTCTCGTGCACGCTCGAAAGGAGCGTCCACTGCTGCTGATTTTTGACGGCCACAAATCGCCTGTGAACCTCGAGGTGGTGGAGGCAGCTCGTAGAGAGGACATCATCCTTCTGTGCCTTCCACCTCATTGCTCTCAAACCCTGCACCCACTCGACGCAGGTCTCTTTGTGCTGCTGAAGCAGCGTTTCGCAGAACTCGTAGGCGATGCTTGTGTCACTGATAGTCACTTTGCGGTAACCAAGAAGGAATTCTCCGGCGTATTTAAGGGGGCGTATCAGGTAACAAAGGAAGAGAAGGGTGTCAGGATTGTCATGGATGGTTTTAGGAAATGTGGCATCTACCCTCTGAACCACTTTATCATCAGCGAGGTGCCGTCACACAGCATGAGCCAAGTAGCTGGACCGTCCTTGTCCACAGCAGTGCAGGGACTGCACACAGGAGGAGACTTCACAGTGGCTGGATCCTCCTCATAG